A genomic window from Lactobacillus sp. ESL0677 includes:
- a CDS encoding glycoside hydrolase family 38 C-terminal domain-containing protein, with protein sequence MVKQVFVVPHTHWDREWFFTSSKAKVYLMKDLKDVIDKLEESSQYGSFLLDGQSSLIEDYLAWRPEDKTKVQQLVKEKKLFLGPWYTQTDQYLVSAESIVNNLRIGMKECEKLGGYMDIAYVPDSFGQESSMPQIYRELGIKNAVLYRGFSSDTAKNSEFIWQGEDGSTVNVYRMACGYFIGGVVDESKLTTLMDEEPFKTVVSQATTNNVLFPNGSDMAPIRFDLPEFIAKLNQSNLGRFNFKVSSLEDYIKEVNQDKPKLAVLTGEQDLGKDMRVHKSIYSSRSDLKKLNTKLQHYLSNVMEPVLMMGSYFGLSYPIATVHQIWKLMFENSAHDSMGNCVSDTVNEDINMRYKQVKDIATSLVDVTLRQISTKINDEGHKITLTAFNTLPYKRSCVLNKTIYVPSRDFNLEDKDGKQIKFQINTISDVTTEVKGATIQLDPSKKIYLPEKVFKVNIDLLLKNIPAFGYKEYFLIPAKKANQEPVSDTNGREIENQFYKINVNLDGSLNILDKENGHLYRNQGILEENGDGGDSYNYSPAKKDLIIYSTNQRNNVYVKQGMLKKTIQIKFEFNVPSDLTKRAQGITDSLMPVILEVSLDKLSKIINFKINIDNHYAKSHRLCIDFDSDIVTNTSIADIQFGSIKRPLIKEKELANWQKDPSKWQEKPISINTMQSYVALSQRDRLMAIIANGVREYECIGRDYSTIRLTVFRTYGMLGKKDLIYRPGRASGDDTVATSAAQLNKNLSFDFGLILGHVDFDKSNLANEVKEFETPIQIYEYSEFLNGRLIFPFNPVSRNYDPLFSLFEIKGELTVSTIEKAQNRPGYAIRLFNSTYHDVLEQIKFKKQLKVVQLVNLKEEKITDLEVKECRARLPKIGHSKFLTVYFEL encoded by the coding sequence ATGGTCAAGCAAGTTTTTGTTGTCCCACATACACACTGGGATCGAGAGTGGTTTTTTACATCTTCAAAAGCAAAAGTATATTTAATGAAAGACTTAAAAGATGTAATTGATAAATTAGAAGAATCTAGTCAATATGGATCATTTTTATTAGATGGTCAATCTTCTTTAATTGAAGATTATCTTGCATGGCGACCAGAAGATAAAACCAAAGTACAACAATTAGTAAAAGAAAAGAAATTGTTTTTAGGTCCATGGTATACCCAAACTGATCAGTACCTCGTTTCTGCTGAGAGTATTGTTAATAATCTTAGAATTGGGATGAAGGAATGTGAAAAGTTGGGCGGCTATATGGATATTGCATATGTACCTGATTCTTTTGGTCAAGAATCTAGTATGCCGCAAATTTATCGCGAACTTGGGATAAAAAATGCTGTATTGTATCGCGGCTTTTCAAGTGATACTGCTAAAAATTCGGAATTTATTTGGCAAGGTGAAGATGGGTCAACAGTTAATGTTTATCGAATGGCATGTGGCTACTTTATTGGTGGAGTTGTTGATGAGTCTAAATTGACTACGTTAATGGATGAAGAACCATTTAAAACGGTAGTAAGTCAAGCTACTACAAATAATGTTTTGTTTCCAAATGGCTCTGATATGGCACCAATCAGATTCGACTTGCCTGAATTTATTGCTAAATTAAATCAATCAAACCTAGGTCGCTTTAATTTTAAAGTAAGCTCTCTTGAAGACTATATAAAAGAGGTTAATCAGGATAAACCTAAATTAGCTGTTTTAACAGGAGAACAAGATTTAGGAAAGGATATGCGAGTCCATAAATCAATTTATTCTTCGCGTTCAGATTTGAAAAAATTAAATACAAAGTTACAACATTATTTAAGTAATGTGATGGAACCAGTATTAATGATGGGTAGCTATTTTGGCTTAAGCTATCCCATTGCAACTGTTCATCAGATTTGGAAGTTAATGTTTGAAAATTCTGCTCATGATTCAATGGGAAATTGTGTGTCTGATACAGTCAATGAAGATATTAATATGAGATATAAGCAAGTGAAAGATATTGCTACAAGTCTAGTTGACGTTACTTTGAGACAAATTTCTACAAAAATAAATGACGAGGGACACAAGATAACTTTAACTGCTTTTAATACGTTACCGTATAAACGCTCTTGTGTATTAAATAAGACAATCTATGTACCTAGTCGTGATTTTAACTTGGAAGATAAAGATGGAAAACAAATCAAGTTTCAAATCAATACGATTAGTGATGTAACAACGGAAGTTAAGGGCGCAACAATTCAGCTTGACCCGAGTAAAAAGATATATTTACCAGAAAAAGTTTTTAAAGTAAATATTGATCTACTTCTAAAAAATATACCTGCCTTTGGCTACAAAGAATATTTCTTAATTCCTGCTAAAAAAGCTAATCAAGAACCAGTTTCTGATACCAATGGCAGAGAAATAGAGAATCAATTTTATAAAATTAATGTTAATTTGGATGGTTCTTTGAATATTTTAGATAAGGAAAATGGTCATCTTTATCGTAATCAAGGAATTCTAGAAGAAAATGGTGATGGTGGAGATTCATATAACTATTCACCGGCTAAAAAAGATTTAATTATTTATTCAACTAATCAAAGAAATAATGTTTATGTGAAACAAGGGATGCTAAAAAAGACCATTCAGATAAAATTTGAATTTAATGTACCAAGCGATTTGACTAAACGTGCGCAAGGGATTACTGATTCACTAATGCCAGTTATCCTTGAAGTTAGTTTAGATAAATTATCTAAAATTATTAACTTTAAAATTAATATCGATAATCATTATGCTAAAAGTCATCGTTTATGTATTGATTTTGATAGTGATATTGTCACTAATACAAGTATTGCGGATATTCAATTTGGTAGTATTAAACGACCTTTGATTAAAGAAAAAGAATTAGCCAATTGGCAAAAAGATCCAAGTAAATGGCAAGAAAAGCCAATATCTATTAACACCATGCAAAGCTATGTTGCACTTTCTCAAAGAGATCGGTTAATGGCGATAATTGCTAATGGAGTCCGTGAATATGAATGTATAGGACGAGACTATAGCACCATTCGTTTAACAGTTTTTAGAACTTATGGAATGTTAGGCAAAAAGGATTTAATTTATCGTCCTGGACGTGCTTCTGGGGATGATACTGTGGCAACATCTGCAGCTCAGCTGAATAAGAATCTTTCATTCGATTTTGGCTTGATTTTAGGTCATGTTGATTTTGATAAAAGTAATTTAGCTAATGAAGTAAAAGAGTTCGAAACTCCAATTCAGATTTATGAATATTCAGAATTCTTAAATGGACGTTTAATATTTCCTTTTAATCCAGTTTCAAGAAATTATGATCCACTTTTTAGTTTATTTGAAATAAAAGGTGAATTGACGGTAAGTACAATTGAAAAAGCACAAAATCGTCCAGGATATGCCATTCGATTATTTAATTCAACTTATCATGATGTTTTAGAACAAATCAAATTTAAGAAACAACTTAAAGTTGTGCAATTAGTTAATTTAAAAGAAGAAAAAATTACAGATTTAGAAGTAAAAGAATGTAGGGCACGATTACCTAAAATAGGACATTCTAAGTTTTTAACAGTTTACTTTGAATTATAG
- a CDS encoding alpha-mannosidase has protein sequence MVKAYFVNHTHWDREWYFTTQDAQVLSDQLFTQVLDELEDHPEANFTLDGQMSIVDDYVEIHPEAKERIHRLVNRKQLFIGPWYTQTDAMTPSAESILRNIIIGILDARENFGEPMMLGYLPDTFGFNANLPMLLNQVGIHDFLSWRGTNFKRQTKSVYFKWKALGGKAVFAANFPLGYYTGQIDLKSKQNLKEFVKNRLDKGIEFEANHGDNQEVLIPSGIDQMNIIHDISKTLNKVNEYSDNDVVISNYPEFMATLRNKKLPEYQGELRYPTYSRIHRTITSVRSRNKRKNFQLEQMVTKRLEPLMVIAKYAQIPISNGIVVKLWKLLFDLQPHDTMGGSVTDNVAVDINQRFKQAFEIAEGVENYIKKRLAQRIGLTDHDVIVFNTDPYKFSGRKIVEIISRTDQIKFPNKYHAVIIKKEKVPTRPHIMQLTPNGFEFKDEPGYFKLQISLQMDMQGLGYQVVHFEDSTSILSTLENNTGNTITNKDVSLSFIDGKFTLTANGNSFDDVISIYDQANDGDTYDYSPLAGDEEKRLPWNGTVQKFNCDDIEQLQLIGVWQVPYSLDDRKSGSNQKLVSVNYNLILSLTNNTDVVSAKLKIDNQALSHRLRLRIKTGITSDYAHAQIQGGFRKTKNEAISDNWNDEFVEKPVNIYIFDRLVGLRDKEKGLYFLGTGQKEYEKVDDCLFITLIATTGQLGKPNLLWRPGRASGDTTSVGHIMMPTPMAQELGENEFNFGIYAPSKKDTSEERLTEIIRKWYSTAVSYQKQEYNLFVNRLDNKLWDIEFDKNLSKLKLNESWLNIKDNLEVSALYASYTAKDNLVLRLSNLTNQTVDVSYLKEQGFRVVNGLEEAIKQDFSVPPYDMLTIMKHI, from the coding sequence ATGGTTAAAGCATATTTTGTAAATCATACTCATTGGGATCGAGAATGGTATTTTACTACTCAAGATGCTCAAGTATTAAGTGATCAATTATTTACGCAGGTTTTGGATGAACTAGAAGATCATCCTGAAGCTAATTTTACTTTGGATGGGCAGATGTCAATTGTAGATGATTACGTTGAAATACATCCCGAAGCCAAAGAGAGAATCCATCGACTAGTTAATCGTAAGCAACTGTTTATTGGTCCATGGTATACACAAACTGATGCAATGACACCGAGCGCAGAGTCAATACTTCGAAATATTATTATTGGTATTCTAGATGCTAGAGAAAATTTTGGTGAGCCAATGATGCTTGGTTATTTGCCGGATACTTTTGGATTTAATGCTAATTTACCAATGTTACTTAATCAAGTAGGAATTCATGATTTTTTGTCTTGGCGTGGTACTAATTTCAAGCGACAAACAAAATCAGTTTATTTTAAATGGAAAGCTTTAGGAGGTAAAGCAGTATTTGCTGCTAACTTCCCTTTGGGCTACTATACAGGTCAAATTGATCTAAAATCTAAACAAAATTTGAAAGAATTTGTAAAGAATCGCTTGGACAAGGGAATTGAATTTGAGGCTAATCATGGAGATAATCAAGAGGTTTTAATTCCTTCTGGGATTGACCAAATGAATATTATTCATGATATTTCTAAAACTTTAAATAAGGTAAATGAGTATTCTGATAATGATGTTGTAATTAGTAATTATCCTGAATTTATGGCTACATTAAGAAATAAAAAATTGCCTGAATATCAAGGTGAGTTACGTTATCCAACTTATTCTAGAATTCATCGTACAATTACTTCAGTACGTTCACGCAATAAACGCAAGAACTTCCAACTTGAACAAATGGTTACTAAACGATTAGAACCTTTAATGGTGATTGCTAAGTATGCGCAAATTCCTATTTCTAATGGAATTGTAGTAAAGCTCTGGAAATTGTTATTTGACTTGCAGCCACATGACACAATGGGTGGTAGTGTTACTGATAATGTTGCAGTTGATATTAATCAACGTTTTAAGCAAGCCTTTGAGATTGCTGAAGGCGTGGAGAATTACATTAAGAAGCGGCTAGCACAAAGAATTGGTCTGACAGATCACGATGTAATCGTATTTAATACTGATCCGTATAAATTTAGTGGTCGTAAGATTGTAGAAATTATTAGTCGAACAGACCAAATCAAGTTTCCTAACAAATATCATGCAGTAATTATTAAAAAAGAAAAAGTACCAACAAGACCTCATATTATGCAGCTAACACCAAATGGCTTTGAGTTTAAAGATGAGCCAGGTTACTTTAAATTACAGATTAGTTTGCAAATGGATATGCAAGGACTAGGTTATCAAGTAGTTCATTTTGAGGATAGTACGAGTATATTATCAACGTTAGAAAATAACACTGGCAACACGATTACAAATAAAGATGTAAGTTTGTCATTTATAGACGGAAAGTTTACATTAACGGCTAATGGTAATTCTTTTGATGATGTAATTAGTATCTATGATCAAGCAAATGATGGGGATACTTATGATTATTCACCATTAGCAGGTGATGAAGAAAAGAGATTACCTTGGAATGGCACTGTTCAAAAATTTAATTGTGATGATATTGAACAGTTACAACTTATTGGAGTTTGGCAAGTACCATATTCACTTGATGATCGAAAATCGGGTTCAAATCAAAAATTAGTGTCAGTTAACTACAATTTGATTCTTTCTTTGACTAACAACACAGATGTTGTTTCAGCCAAGCTGAAGATTGATAACCAGGCATTGTCACATCGCTTAAGACTTAGAATTAAAACGGGAATCACTAGTGATTATGCGCATGCACAAATTCAAGGTGGCTTTAGGAAAACTAAGAATGAAGCAATTTCTGATAATTGGAACGATGAGTTTGTTGAAAAACCAGTAAATATTTATATCTTTGACCGTTTAGTAGGGCTTAGAGATAAGGAAAAAGGATTATATTTCCTTGGTACTGGACAGAAAGAATACGAAAAAGTTGATGATTGTTTATTTATTACATTGATAGCGACAACAGGCCAATTAGGGAAGCCTAATCTTTTATGGCGACCAGGAAGAGCATCTGGTGATACCACTTCTGTGGGTCATATTATGATGCCAACTCCAATGGCTCAAGAATTAGGCGAAAACGAATTTAATTTTGGTATTTACGCGCCTAGTAAAAAAGATACTAGTGAGGAAAGATTAACAGAAATCATAAGAAAATGGTATTCAACAGCTGTTAGTTATCAAAAGCAGGAATACAACTTATTTGTTAATCGTTTAGATAATAAGCTGTGGGATATAGAGTTTGATAAGAATCTTTCAAAGCTAAAACTGAATGAATCTTGGCTAAATATTAAAGATAATCTAGAAGTTTCTGCTTTATATGCATCGTATACGGCTAAGGATAATCTGGTTTTACGATTGTCTAATTTAACTAATCAAACAGTTGATGTTTCTTATTTGAAGGAACAAGGCTTTAGAGTGGTTAATGGTCTAGAAGAAGCAATTAAGCAGGATTTTTCAGTACCGCCTTATGATATGTTGACAATTATGAAACATATTTAA
- a CDS encoding PTS sugar transporter subunit IIA: MKLSYKRLSDILSVLLRNTTNKYLSASYIAKKFNVSTRTIRSDINELNKELVDFDVEIKNKRGAGFYIKNLDSEKRSKLLDIVHNNVPATNFVERINEVEQFLLVNNRSNLLDLTTNLFISDNTFFAYLVTIKKDFEDFNLKISRKGDVFSVIGTEAAKRNFIISKLVNKKSNSYIIDFTKQERAIFKNVDLEKLKNLIHGFLRHYSYRIPDMNTKNIILHTALTISRDKMGFHLEAAAKVKVKKVVLLTLQKLISQIEASFSVSFNEYEKKDLIYHFAMNYPECMEIDENTQKGIKDSVDTFLLNIKKEFAVDLTKDTELHINLIQHLSNLVKIKDSNGSRKNPLLSVILSTFPYAYEITAYATPILERQLDLKLNDDEISFITLHIGAAIERQDKISTKKRVALICGTGVSTAALVRAKLQAQFSSFLEITGTYTYDEYLEGNALGNDFLISTIPINDSKIPVVQIDLTNFHNDIIQLSDYLKSLINPYRAIDKLFDEENIYLIDHVVTKEQLLNMLIKQLESKKIVTKDYLSKVYEREKMYSTAIGGKIAVPHSLGYATNISKVSFARLSKPIKWDDKNEVKYVFLLAIARKDYLSVQKLFDFIVDLQTNSTFRQIIDKSNKSQDIKEAFSSLIKSSY, encoded by the coding sequence ATGAAATTATCTTATAAACGTCTCAGCGATATTCTTAGTGTTTTACTTAGGAATACTACCAATAAATATCTTTCAGCATCTTATATTGCTAAAAAATTTAATGTTAGTACAAGAACAATTAGATCAGATATTAACGAACTAAATAAGGAATTAGTTGACTTTGACGTGGAAATCAAAAATAAACGTGGAGCTGGTTTTTATATTAAAAATCTAGATTCTGAAAAACGTTCAAAGCTATTAGATATTGTTCATAATAATGTACCGGCTACTAATTTTGTTGAAAGAATTAATGAAGTAGAACAATTTTTGTTAGTTAACAATCGTTCTAACTTACTAGATTTAACTACTAACTTATTTATTAGCGATAATACTTTTTTTGCCTATCTTGTAACGATAAAGAAAGATTTTGAGGACTTTAATTTAAAGATAAGTAGGAAGGGCGATGTCTTTAGTGTTATTGGTACAGAAGCTGCAAAACGTAATTTTATTATTTCAAAATTAGTTAATAAGAAATCAAATTCATATATCATTGATTTTACAAAACAAGAAAGAGCAATTTTTAAGAATGTAGACTTAGAAAAACTTAAAAACCTGATACATGGTTTTTTACGGCATTATAGTTATCGTATTCCAGATATGAATACCAAAAATATTATTTTACATACTGCATTGACTATCTCTAGGGATAAAATGGGATTTCATTTAGAGGCAGCAGCAAAAGTTAAAGTTAAAAAAGTTGTCTTGTTGACTTTACAGAAATTAATTTCACAAATTGAAGCAAGTTTTTCTGTGTCTTTTAATGAATACGAAAAGAAAGATTTAATTTATCATTTTGCAATGAATTACCCTGAATGTATGGAGATAGATGAAAATACTCAGAAGGGAATAAAAGATAGCGTTGATACCTTTTTACTTAATATAAAAAAAGAATTCGCTGTTGATTTAACAAAAGATACTGAATTACATATAAATCTAATACAGCATTTAAGTAATTTGGTTAAAATCAAGGATTCTAATGGTAGTCGTAAAAATCCTTTACTAAGTGTGATTTTGTCAACTTTTCCGTATGCTTATGAGATTACGGCTTATGCAACACCAATTTTAGAACGTCAGCTGGATTTAAAGCTAAATGATGATGAAATATCATTTATCACACTTCATATTGGTGCGGCAATTGAGCGACAAGATAAAATTTCAACGAAAAAAAGAGTTGCTTTGATTTGCGGTACTGGTGTCTCTACAGCGGCATTGGTTAGAGCAAAACTACAAGCTCAATTTTCATCATTTTTGGAAATTACAGGTACTTATACTTACGATGAGTACTTAGAAGGTAATGCTTTAGGAAATGACTTTTTGATTTCAACAATACCAATTAATGATTCAAAAATTCCAGTAGTTCAAATCGACCTGACTAACTTTCATAATGATATTATCCAATTATCTGATTATTTAAAGTCACTAATTAATCCGTATCGAGCTATTGATAAGTTGTTTGATGAGGAAAATATTTATCTTATTGATCATGTAGTGACCAAAGAGCAGTTGCTTAATATGCTAATCAAGCAATTGGAAAGTAAAAAGATAGTAACAAAAGATTATCTTTCTAAAGTGTATGAGAGAGAAAAGATGTATTCAACTGCTATTGGTGGAAAAATTGCAGTTCCACATTCATTAGGATATGCTACTAATATTTCGAAGGTATCTTTTGCCAGATTGAGTAAACCGATTAAGTGGGATGATAAGAATGAAGTTAAGTATGTGTTTCTACTTGCAATAGCTCGAAAAGATTATCTAAGTGTACAGAAATTATTTGATTTTATTGTAGATTTACAAACTAATTCTACGTTTCGGCAAATAATAGATAAAAGTAATAAATCACAAGATATTAAAGAAGCGTTTAGTTCTTTAATAAAGTCAAGCTATTAA
- a CDS encoding LysR family transcriptional regulator → MYNHEIDTFIEVAQTSSFSQAAKNLYISKAAVAQQINNLENRLGLKLFSRTSHGVRLTEAGKVFLAEAHKIVQLCTSIEKKLAAFHLQIVVGSGYLNKQKLLKAISNTIFSSDTKLVFKEVLDYNHIPNNIDLLEMLYSKEPIEKQGFSFLKVTSVPYVLTIPAQDSLKSNEVITLKDLNHKTVAIPASNVTNDMQLFKNLIMQSKYDISLKTYMILDRAQINKCQFNNYYLLVPKSIADLCAPYIKKNIDWPMKASYGFYIRRENSSLYNKIKKYLKSKQ, encoded by the coding sequence ATGTATAATCACGAAATAGATACTTTTATTGAAGTCGCCCAAACCAGTAGTTTTTCACAAGCTGCCAAAAACTTATATATCTCAAAAGCTGCTGTTGCACAACAAATTAATAATCTTGAAAACAGGCTTGGCTTAAAATTGTTTAGCAGAACTTCTCATGGTGTTCGTTTAACTGAAGCAGGCAAAGTATTTTTAGCCGAAGCTCACAAAATTGTTCAGCTGTGTACTAGTATTGAGAAAAAATTAGCAGCTTTTCATCTCCAAATAGTAGTAGGCTCAGGATATCTGAATAAGCAAAAGCTTTTAAAAGCAATTAGCAATACTATTTTTTCTTCAGACACAAAATTAGTTTTCAAAGAAGTTCTAGATTATAATCACATACCTAATAATATTGATTTACTTGAAATGCTCTATAGTAAAGAACCGATTGAAAAGCAAGGATTTTCCTTTTTAAAAGTTACATCAGTACCTTATGTACTAACTATTCCTGCTCAAGATTCATTAAAGTCTAACGAAGTAATCACCCTTAAAGACTTAAATCATAAAACTGTTGCAATTCCCGCTTCAAATGTAACCAATGACATGCAATTATTCAAAAATCTAATAATGCAGTCTAAATATGATATTTCCTTAAAAACCTACATGATTTTAGATCGAGCACAAATCAATAAATGTCAATTTAATAATTATTATTTATTAGTACCTAAATCAATTGCTGATCTATGTGCACCTTACATTAAGAAAAATATTGACTGGCCAATGAAAGCTAGCTATGGTTTTTATATTCGTAGAGAAAATTCATCACTTTACAATAAAATTAAAAAATATCTAAAAAGTAAACAATAA
- a CDS encoding FAD-dependent oxidoreductase, translating into MDFDIVVVGAGASGISSALSAAQSGAKVALLEKGEKYGGAGMFGAQGLFAVGSKEQLKRGEEYTIKDAYNEIMNYTHHSSNARMVKAILRESASTIDWMKENGLDSELVTNTQEVHQEHPRTYHQFIDKFNGFKRIIDNFIKSGGILMTNTSGQELIQQDGRIIGIKIVKNNKEEILNTKAVILADGGFVGNDAEVKQYAKIDSQKMYSMGERKAVGDGLRMLKEVGGVNNYKRIFENHAATVYSENNPKWHNNTIFTLTNLPSLWIDAEGKRFTNEDIVYDFALWGDTVYQAGGCYYFLLDQKLVDYLKLHSLDWTDSFERTFRLLDGQKMTYQVGPFPQIDSDLQEAITEGVGVKASDLVELAKKIDVEPATLKNSVTRYNQLVKKGEDTDFYKDSKFMDVAVEQGPFYAIRSNSTTLGTVGGALVNESFQALTSNRKVIPGVYVVGNNAGGLFDSSYPTIEGLSNAFAWNSGRIAGLVAAQSIKK; encoded by the coding sequence ATGGATTTTGATATTGTTGTAGTTGGTGCAGGTGCCTCAGGGATTAGTAGTGCTTTAAGTGCTGCTCAAAGCGGTGCTAAGGTTGCTTTACTAGAAAAGGGTGAAAAATATGGTGGTGCTGGAATGTTTGGAGCACAAGGCCTATTTGCAGTTGGTAGTAAGGAACAGCTTAAACGCGGTGAGGAATATACTATTAAAGATGCATATAATGAAATCATGAATTATACGCACCATTCATCTAATGCTCGTATGGTTAAAGCAATTTTAAGAGAATCAGCATCTACGATTGACTGGATGAAAGAAAATGGCCTTGATAGTGAGTTAGTTACGAATACTCAGGAAGTGCATCAAGAACATCCTAGAACTTACCATCAATTTATTGACAAGTTTAATGGCTTTAAGAGGATTATTGACAATTTCATCAAGTCTGGTGGCATTCTCATGACAAATACTAGTGGGCAAGAATTGATTCAGCAAGATGGCAGGATTATTGGAATTAAAATTGTTAAGAATAATAAAGAAGAAATTTTAAATACTAAAGCAGTTATTTTGGCTGACGGCGGTTTTGTTGGTAATGATGCCGAAGTTAAGCAATATGCTAAGATTGATAGTCAAAAAATGTATTCAATGGGCGAGCGTAAGGCTGTTGGCGATGGTTTACGCATGCTTAAGGAAGTTGGTGGTGTTAATAATTATAAGAGAATTTTTGAAAACCATGCAGCTACTGTATATTCAGAGAATAATCCTAAGTGGCATAACAATACGATCTTTACATTGACAAATTTACCTAGTTTATGGATTGATGCCGAAGGCAAGAGATTTACTAATGAGGACATTGTTTATGACTTTGCTCTTTGGGGTGATACAGTTTATCAAGCAGGCGGTTGTTATTACTTTTTACTTGATCAGAAGTTAGTTGACTATTTAAAGTTGCATTCACTCGATTGGACTGATTCATTTGAAAGAACATTTAGACTACTTGATGGTCAGAAAATGACGTATCAAGTTGGTCCATTCCCACAAATTGACAGTGATTTGCAGGAAGCTATTACTGAAGGAGTAGGGGTTAAGGCGTCAGATCTTGTTGAGTTAGCCAAAAAGATTGATGTTGAGCCAGCTACTCTGAAAAATAGTGTAACTAGATATAATCAATTAGTTAAAAAGGGTGAAGATACTGATTTTTATAAAGACAGTAAATTTATGGATGTTGCTGTTGAACAAGGCCCATTTTATGCAATTCGTTCTAATTCTACGACACTCGGTACTGTTGGTGGCGCCTTGGTCAATGAAAGCTTCCAAGCATTGACTAGTAATAGAAAAGTTATTCCAGGCGTATATGTAGTTGGAAACAATGCAGGTGGTCTTTTTGATTCTTCTTATCCAACAATAGAAGGATTAAGTAATGCATTTGCGTGGAATTCAGGAAGAATTGCTGGTCTTGTTGCAGCCCAGTCTATTAAGAAATAA
- a CDS encoding PTS sugar transporter subunit IIA, which yields MEKQVALFIMTHGNFGKAALESAELIVGKQTNCAEQSVFLVDNVDELKKQVLEKIKTLDTDKGLLILTDIVGGTPTNLASTLLTDDNVLLASGLNLPVLLEVLMNRDKDLQSLKAIILKTYSNGMTIRTYQDLQEDDEDEYSL from the coding sequence ATGGAAAAGCAAGTTGCACTATTCATTATGACACATGGTAACTTTGGTAAAGCTGCATTAGAAAGTGCGGAGTTAATAGTAGGAAAGCAGACAAATTGTGCTGAGCAGAGCGTTTTTTTAGTTGATAATGTTGATGAACTAAAAAAACAAGTATTGGAAAAGATTAAAACCTTGGATACTGATAAAGGACTGCTTATTTTAACTGATATTGTTGGTGGCACACCAACTAATCTAGCGAGTACATTACTAACAGATGATAATGTTCTGTTAGCATCAGGTTTAAATTTACCAGTTTTATTAGAAGTTTTAATGAACAGAGATAAAGATTTGCAATCATTAAAAGCAATAATTTTAAAAACTTATTCTAACGGGATGACCATTAGAACTTATCAAGATTTACAGGAGGATGATGAAGATGAGTATAGTCTTTAG
- a CDS encoding PTS sugar transporter subunit IIB: MSIVFSRIDDRLIHGQVVTTWSNTYNIEQIIVLNDKVANDQTQKNILKMAAPAGIKVQTFPIKKFGQIIKTNKITRRTMLIFTTSEDVLTAVDAGIPVKELNVGGMRYQPGREKITKAVAVTPDEKEAFKQLIAKGVKITIQMVPNDEKIDLEEVIK, from the coding sequence ATGAGTATAGTCTTTAGTCGAATTGATGATCGTTTAATTCATGGTCAGGTAGTGACAACTTGGTCAAATACATACAATATAGAACAAATAATTGTTTTAAATGATAAAGTTGCTAATGATCAAACGCAAAAAAATATTTTAAAGATGGCAGCACCAGCTGGAATTAAGGTACAAACATTTCCAATTAAAAAATTTGGCCAGATTATTAAAACAAATAAAATTACTAGACGAACTATGTTGATCTTTACTACTAGTGAAGATGTACTTACTGCTGTTGATGCTGGAATACCAGTTAAAGAATTAAATGTTGGTGGCATGCGTTATCAGCCAGGGAGAGAAAAGATAACTAAAGCAGTCGCAGTAACGCCAGACGAAAAGGAAGCTTTTAAGCAATTAATTGCTAAAGGAGTAAAGATTACAATTCAAATGGTTCCAAATGACGAAAAGATTGATTTAGAGGAGGTTATCAAATGA